The DNA window TTTGTTGAAGGGGTTTCTTGATCTTGTAACTTTTTGTGACAGGTTGAGGCGTTGTTTGAACTGATAAAAGGTCTTATTAAGGATCTGGATGATGCTTTTCATGATGAGGTCGTTATGATTTATTCATCTTCATTTTTATAGacttaaatgtttatttttagcATGTTCACCAATATGCAGCATGACaattattcaatctcacattcagGTTGATGAAGATGATTTCAAGGAGGAGCAGAATTCTGTAGCACGTCTTATTCAGTTGTTGCATAGTGATGACCCTGAAGAGATGTTTAAGGTACTTGATTGGGTGAAAGCATTTTTGTTCTCATAGCACGATTGATGCAGTCAAGGTTAGGTAGTCAAATAGTTCTTAGTGCATCTACTGGGGTTTTCTCATGAACTCTTTGCTAATATGACCTCAACAATTACATAGAGTTTATCCTGAATCAGGGGTGAAggcagaaaatttttttagggggtccaaaattaaattgtatatttttattatagtaaaaatgcaatttcaccattttaatagtctatatctttataatttttaaaggattaaatcaattttaatcattttttttggggggggggcaaagtgcaattttacctttactaatttaaaaaaggggcctaaatggaaaaattttcattttaaggggaCTGTCCTGAATGTTCATAAATGGTACATATTTTCTGCTTTTGAAgtatttgtgtgttcaatttgatTATTTGTAGATAATATGCACGGTGAGGAAGCATATCTTGGGTGGAGGACCAAAACGCCTACCCTTCACTGTCCCTCCCCTTGTTTTCTCTTCACTTAAGGTTTGTTTCTACTTTGTGTGTTTGACTATAGAATGTTATGACATTAAAAGTGAAGACTAAACAAATATTCCTGTTGATATCTAAGCAGATAATggcatgtgtttgagtatatgGTCCAGCTTTTTTGACTTCTCATTGCTGCACTTAAGTAACATTTTAAGGAATGGATTTGGTCTAAAGAATAAAAATCcggatttaaaaatattaaatggaaATTCCATCTTTAACTTTTATACAATTGGAAATATACCTTACACTTTCTATCTTTAAATCCTGAACTATTGAAATAGAAAATTATTCCCCATTTCCCCTTGCTACTTTCTTGTTTATTTACCCTGGGCTGCagtttaacttaatttttttgattCTTTGCACCTTTGATTCTTCTTTCTTGTAATGAAATTAACCTTAAATTTTTGCTTGTTAGTTGGTTCGGCAATTACAAGGCCAAGAGGAAAATCCTTTTGGAGAAGAGGAATCAACTACACCCAAGAAAATATTCCAGGTTTTGAATCAGGTCAGTCATCTTCTTCAGAACTGCAGTTAGGCTACTACCTGCTTGGGTTTTGAAGTATGAATAGATTATAATCTCTGATCATGGCGCATTTAGATTTCAAATTGTGATTTGTATTTGGCAAAAAGCTATATTTGAACGCATATTGAAGGTCCTCATGTCTATTCAATTCTATCTGAATTCCCTGCAcaattttttttgcatatttgatGATGTTGGTAGTTTCTGGTTTCAGACTGTTGAAACTCTCTCTAACATTCCGGCCCCTGAGTTGGCACTACAGTTGTTTCTGCAGTGTGCTGAGGTACATGGTGTTTTTGGACCttatatataaaaatcataagttaGATAATTTTTTTCCTAATATTTATGATGGATTTTTATTGATCAGGCTGCAAATGACTGTGATTTAGAACCTGTGGCATATGAATTTTTCACACAAGCTTACATTTTATACGAGGAAGAGATTTCAGTAAGTTGGCACAATCTGATGAGTATTACAATGCCTCTTTATAGAGTCTCTACAACTTACATGGCTATTACTAATAAAACGTGGGAATTAGTAATTGATTTTTGCTAATATATGCTTTTATAGGACTCAAGGGCACAGGTTACTGCTATACATTTAATAATTGGAACTCTGCAGAGGATGCATGTCTTTGGTGTTGAAAATAGGGATACTTTAACACACAAGGCTACAGGGGTAATCTTTCTATTATTTCACATGTTTAGAAAGCAGCTTAGCATCTGTCAACTGTACTTGACTTGAACCCTTGTATTTGAGCAGTATTCTGCGAAACTTTTGAAGAAGCCTGATCAGTGCAGAGCTGTTTATGCATGCTCGCATCTCTTCTGGGTTGATGATCAAGACAATgtaaaagatggagagaggtaaggtTGACCTTTATGTTCATAGTCTCATGCCTACATGTTATGGGCGTGTGCATCCCATCTGGTGTTTGCATTGAATCTGGATGAGACAGAGAAGCCTTGGGTCTTATtgatctatctttttttttttttgcttttaaccAGGGTCTTGCTTTGCCTTAAGCGGGCACTGAGAATTGCAAATGCTGCTCAACAAATGTCGAATGCAGCACGAGGTAGCGCTGGATCAGTCACTCTCTTTGTTGAGATACTGAACAAGTAAATGCCTGCAAACCCTGATTGCGATGAAATTGTATTTGGTTTGTTCAATATTATCCTAATTATTTGTAATGGGAATTCCATCCTCACTGGTGTTGGTAGGTACCTTTATTTCTTTGAGAAGGGGAACCCCCAGATCACTGTTGCTGCAATCCAGAGTCTGATTGAATTAATAACAACCGAGATGCATAGTGACTCTAGCACACCAGATCCAGCAGCAGACGCTTTCTTTGCCAGCACTCTCAGATATATGGAGTTTCAGAAACAGAAAGGTGGAGCTATAGGTGAAAAATATGAACCTATCAAGGTGTGATCGTGAGAGCCCCTGTGAGtgtttttttcccttaaaaaaaagGTTGTAGACTTTTGATTTGTTTTGTCCACAAAAGAATTTAACCGGATTAATAGTATATGCTCCCATTGGCCTTTTTGGCTAACGTAGCAAATTCTTGCATCATATCATGGATTGATGCAAGGTAAGAAATGTGTAAGTTTATTCATGCAACTGCTGTTTAACAGTTTAGATGTTAAAAAGTTGGTTTTAAACAGACAACCACTTACTGTTTTCAGGGATGAATTTTAACTCAAATATTCAGTTTTGAATCATCAAGGTTACCTTCGTTAATGACTGCTAGTTGCCTACGGTGCTGCTGCTTGGAAGCCTAATTTTCTGTCAATTATTGCAATATATGATTTCTAccttttttaatcattttaatataatatatgtgCAATAACAATTCTATCAGTATAATATTCTCACATTATATGTGACAATGCCTTCCACGAAAAGGGTGAGTAATAGGTAGGGTTGAGCAATAGTAAGTTCAAGTTTTACTATATAtcatagtgagaatttatttttaagGAAGTTAGGGTATAAAAATAACAGCTTACTATTGTAGGGACGATGTAGAGTTTATCACATATGGATCCGTGTTCGTTCCTCTTTTAGTTTATCAAATATGGTCTTCCCTTTCTTTTCCCCTTTACAGATAATTAGAGGCGTTCATGGCACAATTGGGTTAATTAGAGGCGTTCATGGCAAAATTGGGttaatgtatgtttgtttaaacTCGACTCTGTTCAAAAATTTAGGTGAACTTATTTTGCCATGTCCATTTATAActtatataagtatattttaaacctgcaatttttaaatatatattatttttaatttaatatttaatatgtctaataaatttcttttattaaaatttaaatttagacttttttatgtttaaatattatataaaaataaaatatatacaaaagtCTAAAGCGGGTTGGGTTAGTTTTGAGAAAATTGAAGCCTAACCCGAATCGAATTGAgttcattttttgaattttgttaatttatcCAGATGAATTtttaaacttgaataaataatctAACTTCTAAATAGATTTATGGATAATACATCGATTATCAAATCAATCAAAACCATAACAAACACCAATAATCAAACTATTCGATCAAACAAGACAGGTTTTAGCCTCACTCGGAAATGCCACAGTGAGCAGCCATAAGATATTTAATTCTTCAAAAGCCGTGTGCCGTCTTTAATAGTAGCATGCGACTAAAAACCAGAGTTGATAGTATGAAATGCGGCATTATGTTATGGCAATCAAACAGTGGCTGTTTTGCAATTGTACATGAATTGGTGAGGTGCACATGGACAGATGCACTTATCCCATGTTCCTGTGGGAGCTTATAATACGTGACTTTTGCTTGCTAATCCATGTAAAGAAGTAAAAAGAGAATAGAACCTTGTGCGAATCTATTTGGACCAACTTTACTAGAATAACaaataaaagggtaaactataaaaatagtcacatatctttgttttaaatttatattttagttactaaTGTTTCAATTGTAATAATTTGGTCACAGACAGTTATCAATCGATAATAAATTGGTTATTTGTTTATTAGTTGTCGTTAAGTGGTAGACGAAAATCACAGCTAGTAGTACAAC is part of the Gossypium hirsutum isolate 1008001.06 chromosome D11, Gossypium_hirsutum_v2.1, whole genome shotgun sequence genome and encodes:
- the LOC107912021 gene encoding vacuolar protein sorting-associated protein 35A isoform X2 produces the protein MYKETVLPRVLEQVVNCKDEIAQYYLMDCIIQVFPDEYHLQTLDVLLGAFPQLQPTVDIKTVLSRLMERLSNYAASSADVLPEFLQVEAFSKLNNAIGKVIEAQPDMPILGVITLYSSLLTFTLHVHPDRLDYADQVLGACVKKLSGKEKLEDKKATKQIVALLSAPLDKYNDIVTALKLSNYPRVMEYLDSETNKVMATVIIQSIMKNKTRISTADRVEALFELIKGLIKDLDDAFHDEVDEDDFKEEQNSVARLIQLLHSDDPEEMFKIICTVRKHILGGGPKRLPFTVPPLVFSSLKLVRQLQGQEENPFGEEESTTPKKIFQVLNQTVETLSNIPAPELALQLFLQCAEAANDCDLEPVAYEFFTQAYILYEEEISDSRAQVTAIHLIIGTLQRMHVFGVENRDTLTHKATGYSAKLLKKPDQCRAVYACSHLFWVDDQDNVKDGERVLLCLKRALRIANAAQQMSNAARGSAGSVTLFVEILNKYLYFFEKGNPQITVAAIQSLIELITTEMHSDSSTPDPAADAFFASTLRYMEFQKQKGGAIGEKYEPIKV